The Lacipirellula parvula genome window below encodes:
- the fliP gene encoding flagellar type III secretion system pore protein FliP (The bacterial flagellar biogenesis protein FliP forms a type III secretion system (T3SS)-type pore required for flagellar assembly.): protein MLGPALNGLNGLGGPQQWTSPQGIGSSLQVMLLLTVVSLAPAILLMTTSFVRIIVVMGLLRQALGTAQLPPSQVITAIAIFMTALLMAPTWTKVYENSLKPYSEEKISLDEAWERGTDPVRRFMAEQIRRTDNDDDVYLFLKYLPSEIDPETGELPTNYVYFDAKADERNVPLTALLPAFMLSELKTAFLIGFQIYLPFVVLDIIVASVTISMGMLMLPPVLISLPFKLLLFVLVDGWRLVVEMLMESFQVVS from the coding sequence ATTCTCGGTCCCGCTCTGAATGGTCTCAATGGCCTCGGCGGTCCGCAGCAATGGACCAGCCCGCAGGGAATCGGCTCCTCGCTCCAAGTCATGCTGCTGCTGACAGTCGTCAGTCTCGCTCCGGCGATTCTGCTGATGACGACCAGCTTCGTGCGGATCATCGTCGTCATGGGCTTGTTGCGGCAAGCCCTCGGCACAGCGCAACTGCCGCCGAGCCAAGTGATCACCGCGATCGCCATCTTCATGACGGCGCTCCTCATGGCGCCGACGTGGACGAAAGTTTACGAAAACTCGCTGAAGCCTTACTCGGAAGAGAAGATCAGCCTCGACGAAGCGTGGGAGCGCGGCACCGATCCGGTGCGGCGGTTCATGGCGGAGCAAATTCGCCGTACCGACAACGACGATGATGTGTATCTCTTCTTGAAGTATCTGCCGAGCGAAATCGACCCTGAAACGGGCGAACTCCCGACCAACTACGTTTATTTCGATGCGAAAGCCGATGAACGCAACGTGCCGTTGACGGCCCTGCTGCCGGCGTTCATGCTGAGCGAACTGAAGACGGCGTTTCTCATCGGCTTCCAGATTTACCTGCCGTTCGTGGTGCTCGACATCATCGTGGCGAGCGTCACGATCTCGATGGGCATGCTGATGTTGCCGCCGGTGCTCATTTCCCTGCCGTTCAAGCTGCTGCTGTTCGTGCTAGTCGATGGCTGGCGGCTGGTGGTCGAGATGTTGATGGAAAGCTTTCAGGTGGTCTCTTAG
- a CDS encoding flagellar biosynthetic protein FliR — protein MNINAALLEPFLVQQLGTFTLVLARVGALMMTAPIFGPRSAPLQARALLAFAMAIIITPLHASQAPVDMRNIMAFSHFVLNETLIGLLLGLGLMILLSGIQLTGQIISQLGGTALAEGYDVMSEESLPVYSQLFYFLTLTMFVLLGGHRLLIEATLDTYEWLPPGRAMIGESYVSAMTTLMGQSFRLGVRAAAPAMAALLLATLILGLIGRTLPQINILVVGFSVNALLTAGAVLVSIGAIAWAFPQQAVASVEMMVDAVHAAATGESEEKDPEPTSFHTPPS, from the coding sequence ATGAACATCAACGCTGCCCTCCTCGAACCTTTCCTCGTTCAGCAACTCGGCACGTTTACGCTCGTGCTTGCTCGCGTCGGCGCCCTGATGATGACGGCGCCGATCTTCGGCCCTCGCTCCGCCCCGCTCCAAGCTCGGGCGCTCCTCGCCTTCGCGATGGCAATCATCATCACGCCGCTTCACGCTTCCCAAGCGCCGGTCGACATGCGCAACATCATGGCGTTCAGCCATTTCGTCCTCAACGAGACACTGATCGGCTTGTTGCTCGGCTTGGGGCTGATGATTTTGCTCAGCGGCATCCAACTCACCGGCCAAATCATCAGCCAACTCGGCGGCACGGCCCTTGCCGAAGGGTACGACGTCATGTCGGAAGAAAGCCTGCCGGTCTACTCGCAGCTGTTTTACTTTCTGACGCTGACGATGTTCGTCTTACTTGGCGGCCATCGGCTGCTAATTGAAGCGACGCTCGATACCTACGAATGGCTCCCGCCAGGGCGGGCGATGATTGGCGAATCGTACGTCTCCGCGATGACGACGCTCATGGGGCAGAGCTTCCGCCTCGGCGTCCGCGCGGCGGCGCCGGCGATGGCCGCTTTGCTGCTAGCAACGCTCATCCTCGGCCTCATCGGCCGCACGCTCCCGCAAATCAACATTCTCGTCGTCGGCTTCAGCGTGAACGCCCTCCTCACCGCCGGCGCGGTGCTCGTCTCCATCGGCGCCATTGCCTGGGCCTTCCCGCAACAAGCGGTCGCTTCCGTGGAAATGATGGTCGACGCCGTCCACGCGGCAGCCACTGGAGAATCAGAAGAGAAGGACCCTGAGCCAACCAGCTTCCATACTCCCCCATCCTGA
- a CDS encoding DUF4261 domain-containing protein, with product MNHPLRWLALVALEQAETPTFEHFAAWHAEQFPDAPQPVLAASTDKLTTFTVGDLTAAITLIPRPIPWSQLEGPCATAWYWPEATAEMRDHAAHLLIAVVDEGGKAIEKAMTLTRLTAATVASSSSVGVFWGPGRLIHSPGAFVEQAVQMKPDNLPLFLWIDFRIEQIDDGVYRLYSTGLEALGDNEIEVERFDGEPQALLDFVYNFAHYLIDQKKLIRDGDTIGLTDEVQVTAHRGPSMLGGDIEVIQLQFEIGPGG from the coding sequence ATGAACCATCCACTCCGCTGGTTGGCGCTGGTCGCACTCGAACAGGCCGAGACGCCGACGTTCGAACACTTCGCCGCTTGGCATGCCGAGCAATTTCCCGACGCACCGCAGCCGGTCCTCGCTGCGTCGACCGACAAGCTGACGACGTTCACTGTCGGCGACCTCACCGCGGCGATCACGCTTATTCCGCGACCGATTCCGTGGTCGCAGCTCGAAGGCCCGTGCGCGACGGCGTGGTACTGGCCCGAGGCGACCGCCGAGATGCGCGACCATGCCGCCCACCTGCTGATCGCGGTAGTCGACGAAGGAGGCAAGGCGATCGAGAAGGCGATGACGCTCACGCGACTCACCGCGGCGACCGTCGCGTCGTCGAGCAGCGTCGGCGTCTTCTGGGGCCCCGGCCGCTTGATCCATTCGCCCGGGGCGTTCGTCGAGCAAGCGGTGCAAATGAAGCCCGACAACTTGCCGCTGTTCCTCTGGATCGACTTCCGCATCGAGCAAATCGACGACGGCGTCTACCGCCTCTACTCGACGGGTCTTGAAGCCCTCGGCGACAACGAGATCGAGGTCGAACGTTTCGACGGCGAACCGCAAGCGCTGCTCGACTTCGTCTACAACTTCGCCCACTATCTGATCGATCAGAAGAAACTTATTCGCGACGGCGATACGATCGGCCTCACCGACGAGGTACAAGTGACCGCTCACCGCGGCCCGTCGATGCTCGGCGGTGACATAGAAGTCATTCAACTCCAATTCGAGATCGGCCCCGGCGGCTAG
- the xerD gene encoding site-specific tyrosine recombinase XerD, which translates to MKPLKKVIKPRREAAQNDAVRWQESFERYLRTECHLSENTVAAYGRDLKRMFKWLGNRRFGQLKVSDLARYPAWLAEQQLAPKSVVRHVASLKVFFRYLQLEGVLAENEAELLGSPKLWQRVPQVMSTAQVEELLNAPRKSDGWCLRDRALLELLYATGCRVSELSNLPMRDLHLNERYCICRGKGDKQRIVPLGRRAIEAVERYLRDERGRLAGKRSPAPEWVLLSPRGDRLRRERIWELLKRYAARVGASPEVSPHSMRHSFATHLLAGGADLRQVQELLGHASIATTQIYTHVDHSRLKRVHQSFHPRA; encoded by the coding sequence GTGAAGCCGCTGAAGAAGGTCATCAAACCGCGCCGCGAGGCCGCCCAGAACGACGCCGTCCGTTGGCAGGAGTCGTTTGAGCGTTACTTGCGCACCGAGTGCCATCTCTCGGAGAACACGGTGGCCGCGTATGGTCGCGACCTGAAGCGGATGTTCAAGTGGCTCGGCAACCGCCGGTTCGGGCAGCTGAAAGTCAGCGACCTCGCACGCTACCCCGCTTGGCTCGCTGAACAGCAACTAGCGCCCAAAAGCGTCGTGCGGCACGTCGCCTCGCTGAAAGTTTTCTTCCGCTACCTGCAGTTGGAGGGAGTGCTGGCGGAAAACGAGGCGGAGCTACTCGGCTCGCCCAAGCTGTGGCAGCGCGTGCCGCAAGTGATGTCGACCGCCCAGGTCGAAGAGCTGCTTAACGCTCCCCGCAAGTCGGACGGGTGGTGTCTCCGCGACCGGGCGCTGTTGGAACTCCTCTACGCAACCGGTTGCCGCGTGTCGGAACTTTCGAACCTTCCCATGCGCGACCTGCACCTCAACGAACGGTATTGCATCTGCCGCGGCAAGGGCGACAAGCAGCGGATCGTGCCGCTGGGACGCCGGGCGATTGAAGCGGTCGAACGCTACTTGCGCGACGAGCGCGGCCGATTGGCCGGCAAGCGGTCGCCGGCGCCGGAGTGGGTACTACTTTCGCCACGAGGAGATCGACTGCGACGTGAGCGGATTTGGGAATTGCTCAAACGATACGCAGCCCGCGTCGGCGCGTCGCCGGAAGTAAGCCCGCACTCAATGCGGCACAGCTTCGCCACGCATCTGCTGGCGGGCGGGGCCGACTTGCGGCAGGTGCAGGAGTTGCTCGGCCATGCGAGCATCGCAACGACGCAAATTTACACGCACGTCGATCACTCGCGCTTAAAGCGGGTGCATCAGAGCTTTCATCCGCGTGCGTAG
- a CDS encoding FliO/MopB family protein: protein MPHSLRQFVAACARLSCRWAVMLAAGSGTIAAYASGGEDLLLSYRRDNGANAAGAAENAAPPAVASNGTGAENPLRPAGTPPIQEPSAYQFGDATPSPTENVAANAPAPNATDAAPSPYADLATPNTPPAAPQIHQLPGTPLVHDDSALQQAKLEEPAAPTASAEAAPQEPGPAAPLASADAKPLPLGESFAPVPDESRRLAPRSPGFAAMAEQSPGASGSLRDRLPTSFSRFGSLSTAGAGLAIVVGLFFVCMWLLRRSSGAKPSGMLPSEAFAVLGRAPLTPQSFAQLLRVGNKLVLVAVSADGIQPLTEVIDPLEVDRLTGVCASGRGHGPAAEFQQVLAQLAREPARGFLGAEAANGGGRRRA, encoded by the coding sequence ATGCCCCACTCCCTCCGACAGTTCGTCGCTGCCTGCGCCCGGCTTAGTTGTCGTTGGGCGGTGATGTTGGCGGCTGGGAGCGGAACGATCGCGGCCTACGCGAGCGGCGGCGAAGACCTCCTCCTGTCTTATCGACGCGACAACGGCGCGAACGCCGCTGGCGCCGCGGAGAATGCGGCGCCCCCAGCCGTTGCTAGCAATGGAACGGGTGCGGAGAATCCGCTTCGTCCTGCAGGGACGCCGCCAATTCAAGAACCCTCGGCCTACCAATTCGGCGACGCAACGCCATCTCCAACGGAGAACGTCGCTGCTAACGCACCCGCGCCGAACGCAACCGATGCGGCGCCGTCGCCCTACGCCGACTTGGCGACGCCGAACACGCCGCCGGCAGCTCCGCAGATCCATCAACTGCCGGGCACGCCGCTCGTCCACGACGACTCCGCACTGCAGCAGGCAAAGCTCGAAGAGCCCGCTGCCCCTACAGCTTCCGCCGAGGCTGCACCGCAAGAACCAGGTCCCGCCGCGCCGCTCGCCTCTGCCGATGCGAAGCCGTTGCCGCTCGGCGAATCGTTCGCTCCCGTTCCCGATGAATCACGCCGCTTGGCGCCCCGCTCGCCCGGCTTCGCGGCCATGGCCGAACAGTCGCCGGGCGCGAGCGGCAGTTTGCGCGATCGCTTGCCGACCTCGTTCTCGCGTTTCGGTTCGCTATCGACAGCCGGCGCCGGACTCGCGATCGTCGTCGGATTGTTCTTCGTCTGCATGTGGCTCTTGCGACGCAGCAGCGGCGCCAAGCCGTCGGGGATGTTGCCGAGCGAAGCCTTCGCTGTGCTCGGCCGTGCTCCCCTCACGCCGCAAAGCTTTGCTCAACTGCTCCGCGTAGGTAACAAACTGGTGCTCGTCGCCGTCTCGGCCGATGGCATTCAGCCGCTCACCGAAGTGATCGATCCGCTCGAAGTCGACCGCCTCACGGGCGTCTGCGCCAGCGGTCGCGGGCACGGACCTGCCGCGGAGTTCCAACAAGTTCTCGCGCAACTCGCTCGCGAACCGGCCCGCGGTTTCCTCGGCGCCGAAGCAGCCAACGGCGGAGGGCGGCGTCGTGCGTAG
- a CDS encoding 1-acyl-sn-glycerol-3-phosphate acyltransferase, giving the protein MQNVVIEEPYKFIPPIYSKIWPELLRYYIPHWIKKTYGIHSVETRDGEKLKASLAAGNSVILAPNHCRLSDPLTFVQLSRIAKCDLHAMASWHLFMESRLSRFMLRRVGAFSVYREGVDRQAINTAVDILVDGKRPLVIFAEGAISRHNDELMPLMDGTAFIARTAAKRREKIPGAGGVVIHPVAIRYFYQGDLEAAVNPVLEEIEGHFSWFPQQDKPLVQRIRQIGQALLSLKEIEYFGAARTGDFYERVDNLIEDVLTKLEARWNIKDRAEGVVARVKNLRVAIIPPLLAKETNETDRQEYRKQLAACYYVQQMSHYPRNYVRLSQRNIREHILETVERFEEDFTDEIRVHRPLHAVVQVGDPIPVGSRRDREATVDPVMEELRMQLGGMLKKLSDESPRM; this is encoded by the coding sequence ATGCAAAACGTCGTCATCGAAGAGCCGTACAAGTTCATCCCCCCGATCTATTCCAAGATCTGGCCCGAACTGCTGCGCTACTACATTCCTCATTGGATCAAGAAGACCTACGGCATTCATTCCGTCGAAACGCGTGATGGAGAGAAGCTGAAGGCCTCGCTGGCCGCAGGCAACAGCGTGATCTTGGCGCCGAACCACTGCCGCCTTTCCGACCCGCTGACGTTCGTGCAGCTATCGCGGATCGCCAAATGCGATCTCCACGCGATGGCGTCGTGGCATCTGTTCATGGAAAGCCGGCTGAGTCGTTTCATGCTGCGGCGGGTTGGGGCGTTCAGCGTTTACCGCGAAGGGGTCGATAGGCAGGCGATTAACACGGCGGTTGATATTTTGGTTGACGGCAAACGGCCGCTCGTGATCTTCGCCGAGGGCGCCATCTCGCGGCACAATGACGAGCTGATGCCGCTGATGGATGGCACGGCGTTCATTGCCCGCACCGCGGCGAAGCGTCGCGAGAAGATTCCTGGCGCCGGCGGCGTGGTGATCCACCCGGTCGCGATTCGCTACTTCTATCAGGGCGATCTGGAAGCGGCCGTGAACCCTGTGCTTGAGGAAATCGAAGGGCACTTTTCCTGGTTCCCGCAGCAAGACAAGCCGCTGGTGCAGCGGATCCGGCAGATTGGCCAGGCACTGCTCTCGCTCAAAGAGATCGAGTACTTTGGCGCCGCCCGCACGGGGGACTTCTACGAGCGGGTCGACAATCTCATCGAAGACGTGCTGACGAAGCTTGAGGCTCGCTGGAATATCAAGGATCGCGCCGAGGGAGTCGTCGCCCGCGTGAAGAACCTGCGGGTGGCGATCATTCCGCCGCTGCTGGCTAAGGAGACGAACGAAACTGATCGCCAAGAGTACCGCAAGCAACTAGCCGCTTGCTACTACGTCCAGCAAATGTCGCACTACCCGCGGAACTACGTGCGGCTATCGCAGCGAAACATCCGCGAGCATATCCTCGAAACGGTCGAGCGGTTCGAGGAAGATTTTACCGATGAGATTCGCGTCCACCGGCCGCTCCATGCGGTGGTGCAGGTGGGCGATCCAATCCCCGTCGGCAGCCGGCGCGATCGCGAGGCGACGGTCGATCCGGTGATGGAGGAGCTGCGCATGCAATTGGGCGGGATGCTGAAGAAGCTTTCCGACGAATCGCCGCGAATGTAG
- the flhB gene encoding flagellar biosynthesis protein FlhB, with translation MADESGEKSHDATPHRRQQAREQGQVAYSQDLGSAALLLVGVLVLSYWGKSVIDYAMLYMERQLSTGGGSLTVDDTELMVQGESVMKTFGLAMLPIMGVMAVAGALSTILQIGLLFVPDKIQPDISRLDPLAGLKRIFSLQGVVKLGFGLIKILIVCAVAWSVISGRWNEIVYASELDVPDLARLLIDVIFATALWVGATLFALAILDYGFQRWKHEQDLKMTHQEMREEMKNMQGDPQVISRRRQIQRQMAMGRVGDKVPKADVVVTNPTELAIAIQYDPETMRAPIVLAKGAGVIAQRIRKLALENNIPVVERKPLAQLLYKEVEVNHPIPDQSYGAVAEVLAYVYQLKGKKMPMPKVA, from the coding sequence ATGGCCGACGAATCCGGCGAAAAATCACACGACGCAACGCCCCATCGCCGGCAGCAGGCCCGCGAGCAGGGGCAGGTTGCGTACAGCCAGGATCTCGGTTCCGCTGCACTTCTACTCGTCGGCGTGCTCGTCCTGAGTTATTGGGGCAAGAGCGTCATCGACTACGCGATGCTCTACATGGAGCGTCAACTCAGCACCGGCGGCGGTTCGCTGACGGTCGACGATACCGAACTCATGGTGCAGGGCGAGTCCGTCATGAAGACCTTCGGCCTTGCGATGTTGCCGATCATGGGCGTGATGGCGGTCGCCGGCGCCCTCTCGACGATTTTGCAAATTGGCCTGCTGTTTGTTCCCGACAAAATCCAGCCCGATATCTCGCGGCTCGATCCGCTCGCCGGCTTGAAGCGGATTTTCTCGCTGCAAGGCGTCGTGAAGCTCGGCTTCGGTCTGATCAAGATTCTCATCGTCTGCGCGGTCGCGTGGTCGGTGATTTCAGGGCGTTGGAACGAAATCGTCTACGCGAGCGAACTTGACGTACCCGACCTCGCCCGGCTGCTGATCGACGTCATCTTCGCCACGGCCCTGTGGGTCGGCGCCACGCTCTTCGCGCTCGCGATTCTCGACTACGGCTTCCAACGCTGGAAGCACGAGCAAGACCTGAAGATGACGCACCAAGAAATGCGCGAAGAGATGAAAAACATGCAGGGCGACCCGCAGGTCATCTCGCGTCGCCGCCAGATCCAACGGCAAATGGCGATGGGTCGCGTCGGCGACAAGGTGCCGAAGGCCGACGTCGTGGTGACGAATCCGACGGAACTGGCGATCGCGATTCAGTACGATCCCGAAACAATGCGGGCGCCAATCGTGCTCGCCAAGGGCGCCGGCGTCATCGCTCAGCGGATCCGCAAGCTCGCGCTCGAGAACAACATCCCGGTCGTCGAACGGAAGCCGCTCGCTCAGCTGCTCTACAAAGAGGTCGAGGTGAACCACCCCATTCCCGACCAGAGCTACGGCGCCGTTGCGGAAGTGCTCGCTTACGTTTACCAGCTCAAGGGCAAGAAGATGCCGATGCCGAAGGTTGCGTAG
- a CDS encoding sulfotransferase family protein gives MSVTTERPNVPPPERTVKHPMAWYMPRFWHGMRISTWLRELARNRLAVSPSRIPMTCAITGFTGINSVLAGVDRLVYGRQVDATELKQPPVFILGHWRSGTTFLHELMIRDPQHTYFTTYQCFTPHHFVLTERRVVPWIGIFVPERRPMDNMAAGWDRPMEDEFALQSLGVPTPYLSTMFPNRGEAYPEYLTLRDLTPAQRESWKHELLQFCKRLTLRDDRRIVIKSPAHTARVRTLLEMFPDAKFIHISRDPYALFRSTLGLWHSLNSEEGLQAIRDEGWLDDFVIDSLQRMYDAYFEDRQLLGPNQLVELSYEELVEDPKTQVRSIYERLDLGDFARIEPALDDHLADVKNYRTNRHAIDDESSERIRRDWARYFSEFGYE, from the coding sequence ATGAGCGTCACTACCGAGCGTCCGAACGTCCCCCCGCCGGAGCGGACGGTCAAGCATCCCATGGCGTGGTACATGCCGCGCTTTTGGCATGGTATGCGGATATCGACATGGCTGCGGGAGCTAGCTCGCAATCGGCTCGCTGTCTCGCCCAGTCGCATTCCAATGACGTGCGCTATCACTGGGTTCACGGGGATCAATTCGGTGCTCGCCGGCGTTGATCGCCTCGTCTACGGTCGGCAGGTTGATGCGACCGAATTGAAACAGCCGCCGGTGTTCATCTTGGGGCACTGGCGATCGGGGACGACGTTCCTCCACGAGCTGATGATCCGCGATCCTCAGCACACTTACTTCACGACCTACCAATGCTTCACGCCGCACCATTTTGTGCTGACCGAGCGGAGGGTCGTGCCGTGGATTGGCATCTTCGTTCCTGAACGCCGACCGATGGACAATATGGCCGCCGGTTGGGATCGGCCAATGGAAGACGAGTTCGCGCTGCAAAGCTTGGGCGTGCCAACTCCGTACTTGTCGACGATGTTCCCGAATCGCGGCGAAGCGTATCCAGAGTACCTGACGCTCCGCGACCTGACGCCCGCCCAGCGCGAGTCGTGGAAGCACGAGTTGCTGCAGTTCTGCAAACGACTAACGCTACGCGACGACCGGCGCATCGTCATCAAGTCGCCAGCTCACACCGCCCGTGTGCGGACGCTGCTGGAGATGTTCCCCGACGCGAAGTTCATCCACATCTCGCGCGATCCGTACGCCCTGTTCCGCTCGACGCTCGGGCTGTGGCATTCGCTCAATTCCGAGGAAGGCCTGCAAGCGATTCGCGACGAAGGCTGGCTCGACGATTTTGTGATCGACTCGCTCCAACGGATGTACGACGCGTACTTCGAAGACCGCCAGTTGCTCGGACCGAACCAACTTGTCGAACTGAGTTACGAAGAGTTGGTCGAGGATCCGAAAACGCAGGTCCGCTCGATCTACGAACGGCTCGACCTCGGCGACTTCGCCCGCATTGAACCAGCGCTCGACGACCATCTGGCCGATGTGAAGAATTACCGCACGAATCGGCATGCGATCGACGATGAGTCGAGCGAGCGGATTCGGCGGGATTGGGCGCGTTACTTCAGCGAGTTCGGGTACGAGTAA
- the fliQ gene encoding flagellar biosynthesis protein FliQ, producing MDPQDAVDLGREALLIATLVSAPILIAGMVVGLVIGLLQALTQIQEQTVAFVPKLLAMVLALVFSLPWILSQLIEYTDELIADIPNKL from the coding sequence ATGGATCCGCAAGACGCTGTTGACCTGGGCCGCGAGGCTCTGCTGATCGCCACTCTCGTGTCGGCGCCGATTCTCATCGCCGGCATGGTGGTTGGTTTGGTGATCGGCTTACTGCAGGCGCTCACGCAAATTCAGGAACAGACGGTGGCGTTCGTGCCGAAGCTGCTGGCGATGGTGCTGGCGCTCGTCTTCTCGCTGCCGTGGATTCTCTCGCAGCTGATCGAGTACACCGACGAACTGATCGCCGACATCCCGAACAAGTTGTGA
- a CDS encoding tetratricopeptide repeat protein encodes MPSDQYPTMNRRPPHRLAIRAVLLAVALLTLPVAANAQSTIDRVRRQNGVDSGKVVSTTPLGVTISKGGVESTIPAEEIEVVTFAGEPSELNSARNALNAGKVQEAFDILAKIDVAEIQRDEVLADVEFYRALAAAKLALAGKGEPSAAAGEIRTFMAKQNKSYHVPQAIETLGDLLMAAGETSNARAEYAKLAKAKSPYFELKSALLVGRTYQAEGQDAQAQVEFDKVASSPEDGALIAPLKLAATLDRSVSQAAAGQVKEATAAIGKIIASAKPEDATLLARAYNALGDCYLKSNDPRAALFAFLHVDLLYSQDAEAHAKALHELTKLWKTVGRDARAQEAQQKLAAEYPGSRWAKQ; translated from the coding sequence ATGCCCAGCGACCAATATCCAACAATGAACCGTCGCCCGCCTCATCGCCTCGCGATTCGCGCGGTCTTGCTGGCCGTTGCACTGCTCACGCTGCCCGTCGCCGCCAACGCCCAAAGCACGATCGATCGCGTCCGTCGTCAGAACGGCGTCGACAGCGGCAAGGTTGTCTCCACAACGCCGCTCGGCGTGACGATCTCCAAAGGGGGCGTTGAATCAACGATTCCCGCCGAGGAGATCGAAGTCGTCACGTTCGCCGGAGAGCCGAGCGAGTTGAACTCAGCCCGCAACGCATTGAATGCCGGCAAGGTGCAGGAGGCGTTCGACATCTTGGCAAAGATCGACGTTGCCGAGATCCAGCGTGATGAAGTCCTCGCTGACGTGGAGTTCTACCGGGCGCTCGCCGCCGCGAAGCTCGCGCTTGCCGGCAAAGGCGAACCCTCGGCCGCCGCGGGCGAAATTCGGACGTTCATGGCGAAGCAAAACAAGAGCTACCACGTCCCGCAAGCGATCGAGACGCTCGGCGATCTGCTGATGGCCGCCGGTGAAACGTCTAACGCCCGCGCCGAATACGCCAAGCTTGCGAAGGCGAAGTCGCCCTACTTCGAATTGAAGAGCGCCTTGCTCGTGGGCCGCACCTACCAAGCGGAAGGCCAAGATGCTCAGGCGCAGGTCGAGTTTGACAAGGTTGCCTCGTCTCCGGAAGACGGCGCGCTTATTGCCCCGCTGAAACTGGCCGCGACGCTCGACCGATCGGTCAGCCAGGCGGCTGCCGGGCAGGTAAAGGAAGCGACCGCCGCCATTGGCAAGATCATCGCCAGCGCCAAGCCCGAGGACGCCACGCTGCTCGCTCGCGCGTACAACGCCCTGGGCGATTGCTACCTCAAGAGCAACGATCCGCGAGCGGCGCTCTTCGCTTTCCTGCACGTCGACTTGCTCTACAGCCAGGATGCGGAGGCGCACGCCAAGGCACTCCACGAACTGACGAAGCTCTGGAAGACCGTTGGCCGCGACGCCCGCGCCCAAGAGGCCCAGCAGAAGCTGGCGGCCGAGTATCCAGGCAGCCGCTGGGCGAAGCAGTAG
- a CDS encoding 3'-5' exoribonuclease YhaM family protein, which translates to MAPAAAPTLLLSELTNSQEADFFALLAAKETMTTRDGKPYFRVTFRDAKREVSFPIWGDAPLAAACKDEWKVGEFYKLRAAYRETNFGPQLDIRRIRAVTDEDVAAGFDSSMCLPKARVDADIMFDELRKLVVETIQDEAVSALVAAILDEYREELLRLPAATHNHHAYAGGFLEHVLSVTKTCVYIADKYAEMCPEMQPPLDKDQVIAGGVLHDIGKLRELQVTPMGAEYSPAGVLIGHMLQGRDILREMAEKHPIDPEKLLRLEHIIIAHQRLPEWGAPKPPMTPEALLVHYADDMDAKLQMMMATLATEPHSGPLTSSKNPLRQRIYRGPLVIAERGPGEDGGGIGAEAAGEDSAETAGGGDAPARLAGEAPTLFS; encoded by the coding sequence ATGGCTCCTGCCGCTGCTCCGACGCTCTTGCTTTCCGAACTCACCAACAGCCAAGAGGCTGATTTCTTCGCGCTGCTCGCTGCGAAGGAAACGATGACCACCCGCGACGGGAAGCCGTACTTCCGCGTGACGTTCCGCGATGCGAAGCGCGAGGTGAGCTTCCCAATTTGGGGCGATGCGCCGCTGGCTGCCGCATGCAAGGATGAGTGGAAGGTCGGCGAGTTTTACAAGCTGCGCGCCGCGTATCGTGAAACGAACTTTGGGCCGCAACTCGATATCCGCCGCATTCGCGCAGTAACCGACGAGGATGTGGCGGCAGGGTTCGATTCGTCGATGTGCCTGCCTAAGGCTCGCGTTGATGCGGACATCATGTTCGACGAGCTGCGGAAGCTTGTGGTCGAGACCATCCAGGACGAAGCGGTGTCGGCGTTGGTGGCGGCGATCCTCGACGAGTATCGGGAAGAGTTGCTGCGCTTGCCGGCGGCGACGCACAATCACCATGCCTACGCGGGCGGGTTCCTCGAACATGTGCTGAGCGTGACGAAGACCTGCGTCTACATCGCCGACAAGTACGCCGAGATGTGTCCTGAGATGCAGCCGCCGCTTGATAAGGATCAGGTGATCGCCGGCGGGGTGCTGCATGACATCGGCAAGCTGCGCGAGTTGCAAGTGACGCCGATGGGCGCCGAGTACTCGCCGGCTGGCGTGCTCATCGGGCACATGCTGCAGGGGCGGGATATTCTCCGCGAGATGGCGGAGAAGCATCCGATCGATCCCGAGAAGCTGCTGCGGCTGGAGCACATCATCATCGCTCACCAGCGATTGCCGGAGTGGGGCGCGCCGAAGCCGCCGATGACTCCAGAAGCCTTATTAGTCCACTATGCCGATGATATGGATGCGAAGCTGCAGATGATGATGGCCACGCTTGCCACGGAGCCTCATAGCGGGCCGCTGACGAGTAGCAAGAATCCGCTGCGGCAGCGGATTTATCGCGGGCCGCTGGTGATTGCTGAACGCGGGCCGGGGGAGGATGGCGGGGGTATTGGGGCGGAAGCGGCTGGGGAAGACTCTGCGGAAACGGCCGGGGGCGGGGACGCCCCGGCTCGCTTAGCGGGGGAAGCGCCGACGCTGTTCAGCTAA